In one Lolium rigidum isolate FL_2022 chromosome 3, APGP_CSIRO_Lrig_0.1, whole genome shotgun sequence genomic region, the following are encoded:
- the LOC124703897 gene encoding protein FAR1-RELATED SEQUENCE 5-like, whose protein sequence is MERGSDQGTPDSEMGDADNDSLGGYGTEMELDAGSGSAGAAGPAPYPTDARPSVHDGVDPFEGMEFDDEEDAWTFYNRYAHRVGFSTRISVMHRSRRDGAIMSRQFVCAKEGFRTYRGKNDALLLTASPGGTEDSGARGRRTRAVTRVGCKAMIRVKKQDTAKWLITKLETAHNHPLVPQDQSHCLRPHKPLSECGKQRAAYGGVRRNGGPLLAIEPPPPPHNTIAPSPPQQQQHIGDAARVVLDYVKRMQAEDPAFFYAMQFVDGHPVGNVFWSDARARMAYRDFGDAVVLDDFCKRSKYELPLVTFTGVNHHCQPILFGCAVIRDSSEASFVWLFETLLLAMSGQQPASITTEYDGAIRSAVRKVLHQTRHRICRRHILNEAQYRLSHLLPSFDEELANCINMSGSVEEFEANWEALISKVDSGSVEWFDSVYSFRQQWVPVYLRDTFFGDEPSKLECTSRSSFFQPYIVAKTNSQSFIQQYEKALDTCYEKEMKEEFETKYSLPDIKTSSPIEKQGADLYTRTMFLKFQQELVDASASTLEMVEEDGKSCMYKVTASQGSEKPRMVQFDSSESFAKCNCQMFEYFGIVCRHILTVFGAQGVSALPSQYILRRWTKHAIDRSSNKKLDEDRSSNKKLDEDRSSNKKSDEVSRVKEPKEEQRSTTEDGEQSQTWRYNNLCREALRYAEEGASSVDVYIVAMHALQEAANKVNLAKRGIGQVAPLAVMPLASQPPESSGKFQDSYGQQRKRRRNSNNSRENSSPNQLMYMQQPANFLSVALSTSSASQGPNQIVAATPISLCTQYGQTSGPNNSTDSKTASALVAADKFHGLSNKDALTSAPSSENIVQRGEAESSGAASHINESHELSQANGNKGSSTNMANSTASPQLVTVPVGFCLPSVDNSKMSAAGMNSNSGGVTSNGNASSGLRQCQSSAQVPATHSETKTPADNTDSRVASEGSSIRAAAIAAGARIASPSDAASIIKAAQSKDAIHIRPGESLPNHLKPLAPKPLFPVPPVTVPSSVYASTSNMHPGQAGFGDSRAAKEAIFGSSDGSDDDEYDDDEDSDDEGLSGEEAEQE, encoded by the exons ATGGAGCGAGGGAGCGACCAGGGCACGCCGGACAGCGAAATGGGCGACGCGGACAACGACAGCCTGGGCGGCTACGGCACGGAGATGGAGCTGGACGCCGGCTCCGGCTCGGCCGGGGCGGCCGGGCCGGCGCCGTACCCCACCGACGCCCGCCCCAGCGTCCACGACGGCGTCGACCCCTTCGAGGGCATGGaattcgacgacgaggaggacgcctgGACCTTCTACAACCGCTACGCCCACCGCGTCGGCTTCAGCACCCGGATCAGCGTCATGCACCGCTCCCGCCGCGACGGCGCCATCATGTCGCGCCAGTTCGTCTGCGCCAAGGAGGGATTCCGCACCTACCGCGGCAAGAACGACGCCCTCCTCCTCACCGCCAGCCCCGGCGGCACCGAGGACAGCGGCGCCCGGGGCCGCCGCACCCGGGCCGTCACCAGGGTCGGCTGCAAGGCCATGATCCGGGTCAAGAAGCAGGACACCGCCAAATGGCTCATAACCAAGCTGGAGACCGCCCACAACCACCCACTGGTCCCGCAGGACCAGTCGCACTGCCTGCGCCCGCACAAGCCGCTCTCCGAGTGCGGCAAGCAGCGCGCGGCCTACGGCGGAGTCCGCCGAAACGGCGGCCCACTCCTCGCCATCGAGCCCCCGCCACCGCCTCACAACACCATTGCTCCATCACCtccccagcagcagcagcacatcgGGGATGCCGCGCGGGTAGTGCTCGACTACGTCAAGCGCATGCAGGCGGAGGACCCGGCGTTCTTCTACGCCATGCAGTTCGTCGACGGCCACCCGGTGGGGAACGTCTTCTGGTCCGACGCCAGGGCAAGGATGGCGTACAGGGACTTCGGGGACGCCGTTGTCCTGGACGACTTCTGCAAGAGGAGCAAGTACGAGCTCCCCCTCGTCACTTTCACCGGAGTCAACCACCATTGCCAGCCGATCCTCTTCGGCTGCGCGGTCATCAGGGACAGCTCCGAGGCGTCTTTTGTTTGGTTGTTCGAGACGCTCCTCTTGGCGATGTCTGGTCAGCAGCCTGCCTCTATCACCACCGAGTACGATGGCGCCATTCGATCGGCTGTCCGCAAGGTTCTTCATCAGACTAGGCACCGGATCTGCAGGCGACACATCTTGAATGAGGCCCAGTATAGGCTGTCGCATTTACTCCCGTCTTTCGATGAGGAGCTTGCCAATTGCATCAACATGTCTGGGTCAGTTGAAGAGTTTGAAGCGAATTGGGAGGCATTGATTTCTAAAGTTGATTCTGGAAGCGTTGAGTGGTTTGATTCGGTGTACAGTTTCCGCCAGCAGTGGGTCCCGGTATACTTGAGGGACACATTCTTCGGAGACGAGCCATCGAAGCTGGAGTGTACAAGCAGGAGCTCGTTTTTTCAGCCTTACATCGTTGCTAAAACTAACTCGCAGTCATTCATCCAGCAGTACGAAAAGGCACTGGACACTTGCTATGAGAAGGAGATGAAGGAGGAGTTTGAAACAAAGTATTCGCTTCCAGATATCAAGACATCATCTCCTATCGAGAAGCAAGGAGCAGACTTGTACACAAGGACAATGTTTTTGAAGTTCCAACAGGAATTGGTTGATGCCTCTGCTTCTACTTTGGAAATGGTAGAGGAGGATGGTAAGTCTTGCATGTATAAGGTGACTGCATCTCAAGGAAGTGAGAAGCCTCGTATGGTCCAGTTCGATTCTTCTGAGAGTTTCGCAAAATGTAACTGCCAGATGTTCGAATATTTCGGTATTGTCTGTAGGCATATTCTTACTGTCTTTGGTGCGCAAGGTGTATCCGCACTTCCTTCTCAGTACATTTTGAGAAGATGGACCAAACATGCCATAGATAGAAGCTCGAACAAGAAATTGGATGAAGATAGAAGCTCAAACAAGAAATTGGATGAAGATAGAAGCTCGAACAAGAAATCGGATGAAGTTAGCCGAGTTAAAGAGCCCAAGGAGGAGCAAAGAAGTACTACTGAAGATGGCGAGCAATCTCAGACATGGCGGTACAATAATTTGTGTCGTGAAGCACTTAGGTATGCTGAAGAAGGAGCATCATCTGTAGATGTATATATTGTAGCAATGCATGCTCTTCAAGAGGCTGCTAACAAGGTCAATCTGGCCAAGAGAGGTATTGGACAAGTAGCACCATTggcagtgatgccacttgcatcaCAACCGCCAGAAAGTTCTGGAAAATTCCAGGATAGCTATGGTCagcaaaggaagagaagaaggaattcAAACAACTCAAGAGAGAACTCTTCACCAAATCAACTTATGTATATGCAACAACCTGCTAATTTTCTCTCTGTTGCTCTCAGTACATCAAGTGCTTCACAAGGGCCTAATCAGATAGTTGCTGCCACCCCTATTTCTTTGTGTACACAATACGGACAAACATCAGGTCCAAATAACTCAACTGATAGCAAAACAGCGTCTGCTTTGGTAGCTGCTGACAAGTTTCATGGATTGTCAAATAAAGATGCATTAACATCAGCACCTTCTTCAGAAAATATCGTGCAAAGAGGAGAAGCAGAATCTTCAGGGGCTGCTTCACACATTAATGAG AGCCATGAACTGTCCCAGGCTAATGGAAACAAGGGAAGCAGCACAAATATGGCAAATTCTACTGCCTCACCACAGCTTGTGACAGTTCCAGTTGGATTCTGCCTGCCTTCCGTAGACAACTCCAAGATGTCTGCAG CTGGGATGAATTCAAACTCCGGTGGTGTAACGAGTAATGGAAATGCATCATCTGGTCTTCGCCAATGTCAATCTTCTGCACAAGTGCCTGCTACACACTCAGAGACAAAAACACCTGCAGACAATACCGATTCCCGGGTAGCTTCTGAGGGCTCTTCTATAAGGGCTGCAGCCATTGCAGCAGGCGCACGCATCGCATCTCCATCTGATGCAGCTTCGATCATAAAAGCGGCACAGTCGAAAGATGCTATCCACATAAGGCCTGGGGAAAGCCTTCCAAATCACCTGAAACCGTTAGCCCCCAAACCGCTGTTCCCAGTACCACCAGTCACTGTGCCCAGTTCGGTGTATGCTTCCACTAGCAACATGCATCCTGGACAAGCTGGCTTTGGTGATTCCCGGGCAGCCAAGGAAGCAATTTTTGGTTCCTCAGATGGCAGTGATGATGATGAGTATGATGACGATGAAGACAGTGACGATGAGGGGCTATCTGGCGAAGAGGCGGAACAAGAATAA
- the LOC124700083 gene encoding protein VAPYRIN-like, translated as MDRLVIPEPSNEVVVRVEPGRPARGELTLRNAMHTMPVAFRLQPALRGRFAVRPHTGILAPLASVTVEVLYLSSVAPDGPGGGGGRGEDAFLLHSVVAPGASVREPVSALDSVNPEWFSARKKQVFVDSGIRASFVGAVVAARLVVAGAVEALREVLDRSDPEWRAADAADESGNTLLDLAVGLGRADIVQVLLEYGADADKPSRGRTPLEIAAASGECLIAELLVANGATPAGSDALHVAAAAGHNDVLKLLLGKPASASPRSSASSASFSGSFTSIDAAGRDGKNPLRLAAEGGRRDAVKTLLAAGARADARCGTDGGTALHAAARRGDEAVARLILAHGAAGTASVRDAKGKTAYEAAAEEGHNGRIMDFLGLGEAILAAARKGEARAVRRAADGGASVEGRDAHGWTPLMRAAFKGRADTVRDLIERGADVEASDAEGYTALHCAAEAGRADVVDILLKSGANARVATAKGRTAAASAAVAGKSKVVRLLEKAGGVGRKGAGEKVVAKGGSMDRKRRVRKGSSGAIRFGGGKEGYEAATVTVGWSH; from the coding sequence ATGGATCGGCTGGTGATACCGGAGCCGTCGAACGAGGTGGTGGTGCGGGTGGAGCCCGGCAGGCCGGCGAGGGGGGAGCTGACGCTGCGCAACGCGATGCACACCATGCCCGTCGCCTTCAGGCTGCAGCCGGCCTTGAGGGGCCGCTTCGCCGTGCGCCCGCACACCGGGATCCTTGCGCCTCTCGCCTCGGTCACCGTGGAGGTGCTCTACCTGTCCTCGGTGGCGCCAGACGGTcctgggggaggcggcggccgcgggGAGGACGCGTTCCTGCTGCACAGCGTGGTGGCGCCCGGCGCCTCGGTCAGGGAGCCCGTGTCGGCGCTGGACTCCGTGAACCCGGAGTGGTTCTCCGCCAGGAAGAAGCAGGTGTTCGTGGACAGCGGCATCAGGGCGTCCTTCGTGGGTGCCGTCGTGGCTGCGCGGCTGGTCGTGGCAGGCGCCGTGGAGGCGCTCAGGGAGGTGCTCGACCGCAGCGACCCCGAGTGGCGAGCCGCGGACGCCGCCGACGAGTCCGGGAACACGCTTCTTGACCTTGCCGTCGGCCTCGGACGCGCGGATATCGTGCAGGTGCTCCTCGAGTATGGCGCCGACGCCGACAAGCCCAGCCGCGGCCGGACTCCCCTCGAGATAGCAGCCGCGTCTGGCGAGTGTCTTATCGCGGAGCTCCTCGTCGCCAACGGCGCCACGCCCGCCGGCTCCGACGcgctccatgtcgccgccgccgcagggcACAACGATGTCCTGAAGCTGCTTCTTGGGAAGCCCGCGTCTGCTTCGCCCCGCTCATccgcctcctctgcttccttctccggctCTTTCACATCCATCGACGCGGCGGGGAGGGACGGCAAGAATCCTCTGCGGCTGGCAGCTGAGGGCGGACGCCGCGACGCGGTGAAGACGCTCCTCGCGGCGGGCGCGAGGGCCGACGCGAGGTGCGGCACGGACGGCGGCACGGCGCTCCACGCCGCGGCGAGGCGGGGCGACGAGGCCGTCGCGCGGCTCATCCTGGCGCACGGCGCGGCCGGCACGGCCTCGGTGCGCGACGCCAAGGGGAAGACCGCCTACgaggccgccgccgaggaggGCCACAACGGGCGGATCATGGACTTCTTGGGCCTGGGCGAGGCGATCCTGGCCGCCGCTCGAAAAGGTGAGGCCCGGGCCGTCCGCCGCGCCGCTGACGGGGGCGCGTCCGTGGAAGGGCGTGACGCGCACGGGTGGACGCCGCTGATGCGCGCCGCGTTCAAAGGGCGGGCAGACACGGTGCGCGACCTCATCGAGCGCGGCGCCGACGTCGAGGCATCCGACGCCGAGGGATACACGGCGCTGCACTGCGCTGCCGAGGCAGGGCGCGCGGACGTGGTGGACATCCTCCTGAAGAGCGGGGCGAACGCCAGGGTCGCGACGGCGAAAGGGAGAACGGCGGCGGCCTCCGCGGCGGTGGCAGGCAAGTCTAAGGTGGTGCGGCTTCTCGAGAAGGCCGGCGGTGTCGGGCGGAAGGGTGCCGGCGAGAAGGTGGTGGCGAAGGGCGGGAGCATGGACAGGAAGCGGAGGGTGAGGAAGGGGAGCAGTGGCGCCATACGGTTCGGTGGCGGGAAGGAAGGGTACGAAGCTGCCACGGTTACCGTGGGGTGGTCGCACTAG
- the LOC124700082 gene encoding two pore potassium channel b-like: MAANGIQQPLLHGVGDTAAAGDIQQKQRNGVKRFRRCRTAPSSDPAASEDPGPPAPPSPDNADKTASAKKVFESGRPSFRLVGLLLLAYLLAGTAAFYLAMDHMSGHHSGSRTLDALYFCVVTMTTVGYGDLVPSSDAAKLLASAFAFAGVAVVGTFLSKSADYLVEKQESLLFRAVHANAAYPARARLRATEAANRTRYKLYASAVLLAASVASGTLFLWKVEGMRPVDAFYCVCSTVTTLGYGDRSFTSRAGRAFAVVWVTVSTVVVALFFLYVAELYAERRQRQLARWVVTRRTTSADLEAADMDGDQRVGAADFVLYKLKELGKISQEDIAEFLEEFHRLDADHSGTLSPSDLAAAQPTA; the protein is encoded by the coding sequence ATGGCGGCAAATGGCATCCAGCAACCGTTGCTACACGGCGTCGGCGATACAGCTGCCGCTGGTGACATTCAACAGAAGCAGCGGAATGGGGTCAAGAGGTTCCGGCGCTGCCGGACGGCGCCATCCTCGGACCCTGCGGCGTCGGAAGATCCtggtcctcctgctcctccttcccCCGACAACGCCGACAAGACCGCGAGCGCCAAGAAAGTGTTCGAGAGTGGCCGCCCGAGCTTCCGCCTCGTGGGTCTCCTCCTCCTGGCCTACCTCCTCGCCGGCACCGCCGCCTTCTACCTCGCCATGGACCACATGTCCGGGCACCACAGCGGCAGCCGCACGCTCGACGCCCTCTACTTCTGCGTCGTCACCATGACCACCGTCGGCTACGGGGACCTCGTCCCGTCCAGCGACGCCGCCAAGCTCCTCGCcagcgccttcgccttcgccggcgtcgccgtcgtcggcacCTTCCTCAGCAAGTCCGCCGACTACCTGGTCGAGAAGCAGGAGTCGCTCCTCTTCCGCGCCGTGCACGCCAACGCCGCCTACCCGGCCCGGGCGCGTCTCCGCGCCACGGAGGCGGCGAACAGGACGCGGTACAAGCTCTACGCCTCCGCGGTGCTGCTGGCCGCCTCGGTGGCTTCCGGGACGCTGTTCCTGTGGAAGGTGGAGGGGATGCGGCCCGTGGACGCCTTCTACTGCGTGTGCTCCACGGTGACGACGCTGGGGTACGGCGACCGGAGCTTCACGTCCCGGGCCGGGCGCGCGTTCGCGGTGGTGTGGGTGACGGTGagcacggtggtggtggcgctcttCTTCCTGTACGTGGCGGAGCTGTACGCGGAGCGGCGGCAGAGGCAGCTCGCGCGGTGGGTGGTCACGCGGCGGACGACGAGCGCGGACCTGGAGGCGGCCGACATGGACGGGGACCAGCGCGTCGGGGCGGCGGACTTCGTGCTGTATAAGCTCAAGGAGCTCGGGAAGATTAGCCAGGAGGATATCGCCGAGTTCCTAGAGGAGTTCCACAGGCTCGACGCCGACCACTCTGGCACGCTCTCCCCATCCGACCTCGCCGCCGCGCAGCCCACGGCCTGA